A DNA window from Zingiber officinale cultivar Zhangliang chromosome 3A, Zo_v1.1, whole genome shotgun sequence contains the following coding sequences:
- the LOC122051233 gene encoding acidic leucine-rich nuclear phosphoprotein 32-related protein-like, with protein MDEAWERAVEAAIGAQAESSSSASPPRSLTLDGSVKCLHGRLPPPEILERYQSLEVLSIANIGVSSLEKFPRLQNLQRLILSDNRIGGGLEFLVEAGLDSLRDLDLSNNRIQFLEDLSPLAQLRLVSLDLYECPVTRVKDYRSRVFGMIRTLKYLDKLDADENERPESDEEEEDEEEDEEDEEEDPGSGEVDGEEHAERLMNGVASNTTHAVVDADEEEESDAEEEDTETGMGTDANGLERGYHASNGFRVAPIRAASVEREEGQDEEEDVDEYDEEDDLGEEIDAEEEEEEEDDVVEVHDIRDSEEEDEDGVDEGEEELDEEDEDGDVEEDQDIPDDEDDGEPGSSGRFINGEGEIDGHEQGEGDEDENGEIGQEDEQDVDDDRFSEEGDGEDEFEDDDNGGEYLVQQIAQPLVVDTAGSDTFEEDEDDEVDNDDDGKEHLQVNNKCSPRHASSSQPNKRRRDDDNADEESEEEQQQRPKHHHP; from the exons ATGGACGAGGCCTGGGAGAGGGCCGTGGAGGCGGCGATAGGAGCTCAGGCGGAATCTTCCTCTTCTGCTTCACCACCGCGGAGCCTCACACTTGACGGTTCGGTGAAGTGTCTTCATGGTCGGCTTCCGCCGCCGGAGATCCTGGAGAGGTACCAGTCGCTGGAGGTTCTCTCGATTGCAAATATTGGGGTGTCGTCACTAGAGAAGTTTCCGCGTCTCCAGAACCTGCAGCGGCTGATCCTGTCTGACAATCGCATTGGCGGCGGACTTGAGTTTCTGGTGGAGGCTGGGCTGGATTCCCTCAGGGACCTAGATCTCTCCAACAACCGGATCCAGTTCCTAGAGGATTTGTCACCTTTGGCTCAACTCCGGCTCGTTTCTTTGGATCTCTATGAGTGTCCTGTGACGAGGGTCAAGGATTATCGATCAAGGGTATTCGGAATGATCAGGACTCTGAAATATCTAGATAAGTTGGATGCCGATGAAAATGAACGGCCAGAGTCTGATGaagaggaggaggatgaggaagaagatgaggaggATGAGGAAGAGGATCCTGGGAGTGGTGAGGTCGATGGAGAAGAACATGCAGAGAGGCTGATGAATGGCGTTGCTAGCAATACAACACATGCAGTAGTTGATGCTGATGAAGAAGAGGAGAGTGATGCTGAAGAAGAGGACACTGAGACTGGTATGGGAACAGATGCTAATGGTTTGGAGAGGGGGTATCATGCATCCAATGGATTTCGAGTTGCCCCTATCAGAGCAGCTTCAGTTGAGAGAGAAGAGGGCCAAGATGAAGAGGAGGATGTAGATGAGTATGACGAAGAGGACGATTTGGGAGAGGAGATTGatgcagaggaggaggaggaggaggaagatgatgttgtcGAGGTTCATGACATACGAGACAGTGAAGAGGAAGATGAGGACGGGGTTGACGAGGGGGAGGAAGAGTTAGATGAAGAGGACGAGGATGGGGATGTAGAAGAGGATCAGGATATCCCAGATGATGAGGATGACGGTGAACCTGGCAGCTCGGGGAGATTCATCAACGGAGAAGGGGAGATTGATGGTCATGAGCAAGGTGAAGGTGATGAAGACGAGAATGGAGAGATTGGGCAGGAAGATGAGCAGGACGTGGATGATGATAGATTTTCTGAAGAAGGTGATGGCGAGGATGAATTTGAG GATGATGACAATGGCGGGGAGTATCTGGTGCAACAGATTGCACAACCTCTGGTTGTGGATACAGCAGGGAGCGACACTTTTGAGGAAGACGAAGATGATGAGGTCGACAACGATGATGATGGAAAAGAGCATCTCCAGGTAAACAATAAATGTTCTCCGCGACATGCATCCTCTTCTCAGCCCAACAAGCGGAGGAGAGATGACGACAATGCCGATGAGGAGTCCGAGGAGGAACAACAACAAAGGCCCAAGCATCATCATCCTTGA
- the LOC122051232 gene encoding probable LRR receptor-like serine/threonine-protein kinase At2g16250, which translates to MPFFGSTPDGNTLVMRVILIIVLWCAAAATAATAQNLSSASDLAGLYDLRGSLGLRARDWPRLEDPCTFWVGVTCSAAGRVVGIDLSGLRRTRLGRLNPQFAVDGLRNLSSLQSFNAAGFALPGPIPDWFGRDLAPTFAVLVLRHASVQGPIPYALGDASGITVLDLVGNNITGNIPPTLGQLSNLTLLDLSSNSLSDAVPVSLGMLRNLNILTLADNSLIGFIPPQLGDLTSLTVLDLSSNSLTGSLPDDFRNLRSLQNLTLSHNLLSGPLPDSLFTGLTQLQSVKLSHNNFSGPLPDSVWSLSELSTFDVSHNNFTGVLPDIIPGAVNSNVNGVLFDLSNNLYYGQLSTRFVSIFNQFRIVDLSANYLEGALSFVNISSDASLRSNCFQNSTDQRSTEVCVQFYTDRGLSYIGDVAPSPAPSATQRRRRRRNQNLIYILIGAIGGSLVLITMVLLLRCCCKQSGRQKAEQQRKREITTAASGGGGGILPPTVQVNLSAVGEPFTYKQLVQATSDFSEENLIRPGHSGDIFCGVLERGIPIVVKRMDLQKLKRDAPSGELDLFSKGLHERLVPFLGHCLEKENEKFLIYKFVPNGDLSSALQRKPELEEGRQSLDWLKRLKIATGIAEALNYLHNEFSPPLVHRDIQASSVLLDDKFEVRLGSLSEICAQEGDAHQNVFTRLLRISQTSEHGVSGPPVTCAYDVHCLGKVLLELVTGKLGISGSTDAAANDWLDHTLQYISVYEKDLVTRIVDPFLVVDEDHLEEVWAMAIVAKSCLNPKPNKRPPVRYILRALENPLKVVREDNHAGSARLRATSSRGSWTAAFMGSWRRSSSEIVSVPGQLREDQTLKRSGTCRSQGSGGEQSFSRKRPSREIFPEPSSGIRDMED; encoded by the exons ATGCCTTTTTTCGGATCAACTCCTGATGGAAATACCCTAGTCATGCGCGTCATCCTGATCATCGTGCTGTGGTGTGCCGCGGCGGCGACGGCGGCGACGGCGCAGAACCTGAGTTCGGCGTCCGATCTGGCAGGGCTCTACGACCTCCGCGGCTCGCTTGGTCTTCGTGCGCGAGATTGGCCGCGCTTAGAGGACCCATGCACCTTCTGGGTCGGCGTCACCTGCAGCGCCGCCGGGCGGGTCGTCGGGATCGACCTCTCCGGCCTCCGCCGCACGCGGCTTGGGCGGCTTAATCCGCAATTCGCAGTGGACGGGCTGAGGAACCTCAGCAGCCTCCAATCTTTCAACGCCGCCGGGTTCGCCCTTCCCGGCCCCATCCCCGACTGGTTCGGCCGCGACCTTGCCCCAACCTTCGCGGTGCTCGTCCTCCGTCACGCGTCTGTCCAAGGTCCCATCCCTTATGCCCTAGGAGACGCTTCAGGGATCACCGTGCTCGACCTCGTCGGCAACAACATCACTGGGAACATCCCGCCCACTCTAGGTCAACTCAGCAACCTCACGCTCCTCGACCTCTCCTCGAACTCACTCTCCGACGCGGTGCCGGTTTCTCTAGGCATGCTCAGGAACTTGAACATCCTCACTTTAGCGGACAATAGCCTCATTGGATTCATTCCCCCACAGCTCGGCGATCTCACTTCGCTCACTGTTCTTGACCTGAGCTCTAACTCTCTCACCGGATCGCTCCCTGATGACTTCAGGAACTTGAGGAGCCTTCAAAATCTGACCTTGAGCCACAACTTGCTCTCAGGTCCTCTCCCTGACAGTCTCTTCACTGGTCTCACCCAGCTTCAGTCTGTCAAGCTAAGCCACAACAATTTCTCCGGGCCATTGCCGGACTCAGTCTGGTCTCTTTCAGAGCTATCAACCTTCGACGTCTCTCACAACAACTTCACCGGAGTGCTCCCAGACATTATCCCAGGCGCTGTGAACAGCAATGTCAATGGCGTGCTCTTTGATCTCTCAAACAATCTTTACTACGGTCAATTATCTACCCGCTTTGtgagcattttcaaccaattTCGAATTGTGGATTTATCTGCTAATTACCTAGAAGGTGCATTGTCATTTGTAAACATAAGCAGCGATGCCTCTTTGAGATCGAATTGCTTTCAAAATTCTACAGACCAAAGAAGTACAGAGGTCTGTGTACAGTTCTACACAGACAGAGGGCTGTCTTACATTGGCGATGTGGCCCCAAGTCCTGCACCTTCAGCAACtcaaaggaggaggaggaggaggaatcaGAATTTAATCTATATTTTGATAGGGGCTATAGGTGGTTCTTTGGTGCTTATAACAATGGTTCTTTTGCTGAGATGTTGTTGCAAGCAATCTGGTCGCCAGAAAGCTGAACAGCAGCGAAAAAGAGAAATCACAACAGCCGCttctggtggtggtggtggaatcCTGCCTCCTACTGTTCAAGTCAATTTATCAGCTGTAGGAGAGCCCTTCACTTACAAGCAGTTGGTTCAAGCTACTTCAGACTTCAGTGAGGAAAACCTTATCAGGCCTGGACACTCAGGGGATATATTTTGCGGTGTTCTGGAAAGAGGGATTCCTATTGTTGTGAAGAGGATGGATCTGCAAAAGCTCAAGAGGGATGCTCCATCTGGAGAGTTGGATTTGTTCTCAAAGGGCTTGCATGAACGTTTGGTGCCATTTCTAGGCCACTGTTTGGAGAAGGAGAACGAGAAGTTCCTTATCTATAAGTTTGTGCCGAACGGTGACCTCTCATCTGCGTTGCAGAGGAAACCTGAGCTTGAAGAAGGGCGGCAGTCATTGGATTGGTTAAAGAGATTGAAGATTGCAACAGGCATCGCCGAGGCTCTGAATTATCTTCACAACGAATTTTCGCCCCCGCTTGTTCATAG AGACATCCAAGCAAGCAGTGTCCTTCTCGACGATAAATTTGAAGTAAGGCTTGGAAGTTTGAGTGAGATATGTGCTCAGGAAGGCGATGCCCACCAAAATGTGTTCACTAGGCTATTGAGAATATCACA GACGTCGGAACATGGAGTTTCTG GGCCGCCTGTAACATGCGCATACGATGTGCACTGTTTGGGGAAGGTATTGCTCGAGCTGGTCACCGGCAAGCTTGGGATCAGCGGCTCGACGGACGCAGCAGCCAACGACTGGCTCGACCACACGCTGCAATACATCAGTGTGTACGAGAAGGACCTCGTGACGAGAATTGTCGACCCGTTCCTAGTCGTGGATGAGGATCACTTGGAGGAGGTTTGGGCCATGGCGATCGTGGCGAAGTCTTGCCTGAACCCAAAGCCGAACAAGCGGCCGCCGGTGCGGTACATCCTCAGGGCGCTGGAGAACCCCCTGAAGGTAGTAAGGGAGGACAACCATGCCGGGTCGGCCAGGCTGAGGGCCACTTCGTCGAGGGGATCGTGGACCGCCGCGTTTATGGGGAGCTGGCGACGCAGTTCGTCGGAGATCGTGTCTGTCCCGGGGCAGCTCAGGGAGGATCAAACGCTGAAGCGCTCGGGCACTTGCAGGTCCCAAGGAAGCGGAGGGGAGCAGTCGTTCTCGCGCAAGAGACCTTCCAGGGAGATCTTCCCGGAGCCGTCGTCAGGTATACGCGACATGGAGGATTGA